GACTGGCCGATGGTGGCTCCCAGGGCGTTCCGGTCGTCGCCGGCGTTGAAGACGATGTCGATGAAGTCCGGCATCTGGAAAGACACTTCCCGCGGCTCGTAGGGCGGGCCGATCAGCGCGGCCAGGGCCTGTTCCATCTCCTGCCGCACCGGATCCAGCCGGTTCTGCCACGCCAGCGAGCCCTTGTTGATCAGCGCGAAGGTCAGGTGGAAACCCGCCTTGCGCGCGCAGGGCTCCCAGTAGACCTCGTCGGGGCCCACCCGCAGGTACCAGCGGGAGTTGCGCGGCCCCATCGCCGCCCAGGCCTCGTCCGCCGGCTCCCAGTCGTTGTCCTCGAAAGCCCGGGCCGCCGCCCGCAGGTAGGCGCGCAGGGCCTCCTCGTCGGGGTCCCGCAAGTCATCGGCGGCGGCGCGCAGTTCGGCGGCCACCTGCCGCGTCTGCGGCGCGAAGGCCTCGGAGTAGGGAACGGCCCGCAGCTCCCGCCCCTCTCCCCGCACCACCACGAAGGGGGCCAGCAGTGCCTCGCCGTCGGGCCGAGCCGCCAGCGTCCGGCAGAAATCCTCGTCGGCCTGCAACGCGGCGGGATAGACGCCGTAGACCGGCCGCGGCGCACCGGGAATCGCCGAGCACGCCGGATCGTCCTGGGTCTTGGGAGCCAGGCAGGCCGGACCCCAGTTGCGGCGGAACAGGCTGTGGCTGGCCGGGTCGTCGGGAAGCCGGGTTTCCAGCCGGTCCATCCCGGTCTGGCGGGCGTAGATCGCATCGATCCGGTAGGCCACCTCGAGCATGTGCCGCACCAGTGCCCGGTGATCCCCGGGCAGATCGCGCAGATCGTTGTAGACCAGGGTCGGAATGCCGTGATCGAGATCGTCGATCACCCGCTGTCGGCGCCGACGCTCGGCCTCCGGGAGATCGGCGCCAGGCTCCGGGCGCCTCGCCAGCTCGAGGATCCGGCGATAGCCCTGCTCCCAGCTCCCCCCGTCGGGATAGAACAACAGTCTGACCACCTCGTCGGCATCCGGCACGCCGTTGGCGTTACGGTCGGCCACCCAGAACCAGGGCAGATCGAGCCGCACCGCCAGGCGGTTGAACTCCAGCCGGTCGGGACCCGCCGGCGGCGCCCCCGTCGGCCCGCAGCCACCGAGTCCGATCACGCTCCACGCCAGCACCACCACCCACAGACCTCTGCTCATGACCAGCTCCCGACGGCTTCCAGCACCGTCTCCAGGTCCCCGGGCGCTATCCACCGCACCGCGATGCCGCGGCGGCCCATGCCGCGCAGCCAGGTAAGCTGGCGCTTGGCCAGGTTGCGGATGGCTTGCTCGAGGTCTTCGACCATCTGCTCGCGACTCTTGTCTCCCCACAGGTAGGCCGCGATCTGCCGGTACTCCATGCCGAACCACTCCAGGCGCCGACGGTCCAGGCCCGCCGCCACCAGCCCCTCGACTTCTTCGATCATCCCCTCGTCCAGACGCCGGCGGACCCGCTCGCCGATCCAGCGGTAAAGCTCGGCCCGGTCGGGGTGGACGGCGAAGACCCGGTAGTCCACTTCCACCGCCGGCCCCCGGCTGTAGACCACCTCGTGCTCCCGGCCGTGGGCGGCGATCTCGAGGGCCCGGATCACCCGGCGCTTGTTGGCGATCTCGGTCCTGGCGAAAAGCTCCCGATCGGCGGCCTCCAGGCGACGGACCAGTTCTTCGAGGGGCTCGGCCTCCAGGGCTTCCCGCAGCGCCGGGTCCTCCGGGACGTTGGGCAGGCGATAGGCCCGCAGCACCGCCTCGATGTAGAGCCCCGTCCCGCCCACCATCACCAGCGGGGTGCCCGAGGCGAAGGGCTCCTCGACGGCCTTGCGGGCCAGCAGCCGGTAGCAGGCCTGCTGGTAGTGGTAGAGGCTGAACGACTCGCCGGGGTCCACCAGGTCGATCAGGTGGCAGGGGACGGGAGGGTCCACCCGGGAATACTCGTCGAGATCCTTCCCCGTGCCGATGTCGAGCCC
Above is a window of Acidobacteriota bacterium DNA encoding:
- the miaA gene encoding tRNA (adenosine(37)-N6)-dimethylallyltransferase MiaA, producing the protein MKVKLVVIAGPTACGKTRLGVDLAHRLGSEIVSADSRQVYRGLDIGTGKDLDEYSRVDPPVPCHLIDLVDPGESFSLYHYQQACYRLLARKAVEEPFASGTPLVMVGGTGLYIEAVLRAYRLPNVPEDPALREALEAEPLEELVRRLEAADRELFARTEIANKRRVIRALEIAAHGREHEVVYSRGPAVEVDYRVFAVHPDRAELYRWIGERVRRRLDEGMIEEVEGLVAAGLDRRRLEWFGMEYRQIAAYLWGDKSREQMVEDLEQAIRNLAKRQLTWLRGMGRRGIAVRWIAPGDLETVLEAVGSWS